A single region of the Oryzias latipes chromosome 21, ASM223467v1 genome encodes:
- the LOC101171784 gene encoding splicing factor U2AF 35 kDa subunit has protein sequence MAEYLASIFGTEKDKVNCSFYFKIGACRHGDRCSRLHNKPTFSQTVAMLNIYRNPQNTAQSMEGVTSNVSDVEMQEHYDEFFEEVFTEMEEKYGEVEEMNVCDNLGDHLVGNVYVKFRKEEDAEKAMLDLNNRWFNGQPIHAELSPVTDFREACCHQYETGGCTRGGFCNFMHLKPISRDLRRQLYGHRRKSRQRPRSRDRQSGSRDRGRKAEHDHKRRRSRDRERSGRF, from the exons ATGGCAGAGTACTTAGCATCCATTTTTGGCACCGAGAAAGACAA AGTGAActgctctttttattttaagattggTGCCTGCCGACATGGTGACCGCTGCTCCAGATTACACAACAAGCCGACGTTTAGCCAA ACGGTTGCGATGCTCAACATTTACAGGAACCCTCAGAACACCGCCCAGTCCATGGAAGGTGTGACCT CTAACGTCAGTGACGTGGAGATGCAGGAACATTATGACGAGTTCTTTGAG GAGGTCTTCACAGAAATGGAGGAAAAGTATGGCGAAGTGGAAGAAATGAACGTGTGCGACAACCTCGGGGACCATCTGGTTGGAAACGTTTACGTGAAG TTCCGCaaggaggaggatgcagagaagGCCATGCTGGACCTGAACAACCGCTGGTTCAACGGGCAGCCCATCCACGCCGAGCTCTCCCCCGTCACAGACTTCAGAGAAGCCTGCTGTCACCAGTATGAGACGGG GGGTTGCACCCGCGGGGGTTTCTGCAACTTCATGCATCTGAAGCCCATCTCACGTGACCTGAGGAGACAGCTGTACGGCCACCGCAGGAAGAG CCGCCAAAGACCCCGCTCAAGAGACAGGCAGTCCGGCTCCAGGGACAGAGGTCGAAAGGCAGAACACGATCACAAGAGGCGGCGCTCCAGAGACCGGGAACGCTCCGGGCGGTTCTGA
- the gabpa gene encoding GA-binding protein alpha chain: MAKSEAEELIEIEIDEREKQACLEESVEEQTITASDLIQQDIDINEPVGNLKKLLEPRIQISLDAFDICLQDILLHPDHSLFDQGVKTDGTVQLSLQIITKPGEEKLNILEIVKPVETVEVVIDPDAAGEEGTMVEEGQLIAVDRSSLSDETSEQVTRWAAALEGYRKEQVRLGIPYDPVLWTADQVIHWAVWVMKEFNIDEMEIGSIHIPGQDLCSFSQEEFLQKVPNGEILWSHLELLRKYVLASQDQSGADATVTIDQPVQIIPAQVSTPTAIKVLKQNRGPRAPRISGEERSSPGNRTGNNGQIQLWQFLLELLTDKDARDCISWVGEEGEFKLNQPELVAQKWGQRKNKPTMNYEKLSRALRYYYDGDMICKVQGKRFVYKFVCDLRTLIGYSAAELNNLVTECEQKKVARLQMHGIGQPITTVTLATATLDKDS; this comes from the exons atggctaaaagtgagGCAGAGGAGCTAATAGAGATCGAAATAGACGAACGGGAGAAACAAGCATGTTTGGAGGAAAG tgtggAGGAACAAACCATCACTGCATCTGATCTGATTCAACAAGATATTGACATCAATGAGCCAGTTGGAAATTTAAAGAAGCTTTTGGAGCCTCGCATCCAAATCTCACTGGATGCTTTTGACATCTGCTTGCAGGACATTCTG ctccATCCAGATCACAGTCTCTTTGATCAGGGCGTGAAGACCGACGGCACAGTGCAGCTCAGTTTGCAGATTATTACAAAGCCAG GAGAGGAGAAGCTGAACATCTTGGAAATCGTGAAGCCTGTGGAAACGGTGGAGGTGGTGATCGACCCAGATGCAGCAGGAGAGGAAGGGACGATGGTGGAGGAGGGTCAGCTCATCGCCGTCGACAGGTCCTCCCTGTCGGACGAGACATCCGAGCAGGTCACACGCTGGGCTGCAGCACTGGAGGGCTACCGCAAGGAGCAGGTCCGCCTCGGCATACCATACG ACCCCGTGCTGTGGACAGCAGATCAGGTGATCCACTGGGCTGTGTGGGTAATGAAGGAGTTTAACATCGATGAGATGGAAATCGGCAGCATTCACATTCCGGGACAAGATCTCTGCAGTTTCAGCCAAGAAGAGTTCCTCCAGAAAGTACCAAACGGAGAGATTCTGTGGAGCCACCTGGAGCTCCTGCGCAAAT acgTGTTGGCCAGTCAAGACCAGTCTGGAGCTGATGCCACTGTGACCATTGATCAAC CTGTACAGATAATCCCCGCTCAAGTGAGCACCCCCACCGCAATAAAGGTCCTGAAGCAGAACCGCGGCCCCAGAGCGCCACGCATTTCAGGGGAAGAACGCAGTTCCCCTGGCAACCGCACAG GCAACAACGGTCAGATCCAGCTGTGGCAGTTCCTCCTGGAGCTGCTGACGGACAAAGACGCCAGAGACTGCATCTCCTGGGTCGGGGAGGAGGGCGAGTTCAAGCTCAACCAGCCTGAGCTCGTAGCTCAGAAATGGGGGCAGCGCAAGAACAAGCCCACCATGAACTACGAGAAGCTCAGCCGGGCCCTCAG gtaTTACTACGACGGAGACATGATCTGCAAGGTCCAGGGCAAGCGATTCGTCTACAAGTTTGTGTGCGACTTACGGACTCTGATCGGCTACAGCGCGGCCGAGCTCAACAACCTGGTGACGGAGTGCGAGCAGAAGAAAGTGGCGCGCCTGCAGATGCACGGCATCGGGCAGCCCATCACCACGGTGACCCTGGCCACAGCGACGCTGGACAAGGACAGCTGA
- the LOC101172288 gene encoding amyloid-beta A4 protein isoform X1, which translates to MGENAAFVLLLAATLTLSSEVPVDDSVGLLTEPQVAMFCGKLNMHINVQSGKWEADPSGTKSCIDTKEGLLRYCQEVYPELQITNVVEANQPVSITNWCKKGRKQCRSHPHIVVPYRCLVGEFVSDALLVPDKCKFLHQERMDQCESHLHWHTVAKESCGDRSMNLHDYGMLLPCNVDRFRGVEFVCCPVEGEREMDSAEREGVESDVWWGGAETEYSDDSMTRPAATEPATAEDVEDASEEEEENHEDEDLIDDRDSKERSAIIAMTTTTTTTTESVEEVVRAVCWARAESGPCHGMLERWYFEPESGRCAPFLFGGCGGNRNNFETEEYCLAVCSSSLPTVAPSPPDAVDRYLEAPGDDNEHANFQKAKEQLEAKHREKMSVVMREWEEAERQAKSLPRAEKKALIQHFQEKVEALEQEAADERQQLVETHIARVEALINSRRRLALENYLNALQANPPRPNQVLNLLKKYVRAEQKDRQHTLKHYEHVHSVDPKKAAQIRPQVLTHLRAIEERMNQSLGLLFKVPRVANEIQNQVAIIVQRVLSEQSQQVSSLQTDKRVDGRISYGNDALMPDQAFSSAPMDPGLDRLGFIHPESFNQPNTENHVEPVDARPNPDRGLPTRPVSALKPEEMANVRMETGDRQSASFEVYHEKRVLLSEDVGSNKGAIIGLMVGGVVIATIIVITLVMLRKKQYTSIHHGVIEVDAAVTPEERHLARMQQNGYENPTYKFFEQMQN; encoded by the exons GTACCTGTGGATGACTCCGTTGGCTTGCTAACTGAACCCCAGGTTGCCATGTTCTGTGGGAAGCTCAACATGCACATCAACGTGCAGAGCGGCAAGTGGGAGGCGGACCCGTCCGGCACCAAGAGCTGCATCGACACCAAGGAGGGCCTTCTGCGCTACTGCCAGGAG GTCTATCCAGAGCTTCAGATCACAAATGTTGTGGAGGCCAACCAGCCGGTCAGCATTACTAATTGGTGCAAGAAAGGCCGTAAGCAGTGTCGCAGCCACCCACACATTGTGGTGCCATACCGCTGTTTGG TTGGAGAGTTTGTTAGCGATGCCCTTCTCGTTCCCGACAAGTGCAAGTTTCTGCACCAGGAGCGCATGGATCAGTGTGAGAGCCACCTGCACTGGCACACTGTGGCCAAAGAG TCCTGTGGAGACCGTTCTATGAATCTCCATGACTACGGGATGCTGTTGCCGTGCAATGTCGATCGTTTCCGAGGGGTGGAGTTTGTGTGCTGCCCAGTGGAGGGGGAGCGTGAGATGGACAGCGCGGAGAGAGAAGGGGTGGAGTCTGATGTGTGGTGGGGCGGAGCTGAGACCGAATACTCCGACGACAG CATGACGCGTCCAGCCGCCACGGAACCCGCCACCGCCGAGGACGTGGAGGACGCctccgaggaggaggaggaaaaccaCGAGGACGAAGACTTGATAGACGATCGCGACAGCAAGGAGCGCAGTGCCATCATTGCCATGACAACCACCACTACCACCACCACTGAATCTGTGGAAGAAGTCGTGCGAG CCGTTTGCTGGGCTCGCGCTGAGTCGGGCCCCTGCCACGGCATGCTGGAGCGCTGGTACTTCGAGCCCGAGAGCGGCCGCTGCGCTCCCTTCTTATTCGGGGGCTGCGGCGGCAACAGGAATAACTTTGAGACAGAGGAGTACTGCCTCGCTGTCTGCAGCAGCTCGT TGCCCACGGTGGCGCCCAGTCCTCCCGACGCCGTGGATCGATACCTGGAAGCGCCCGGGGACGACAACGAACACGCCAACTTCCAGAAGGCAAAGGAACAGCTGGAGGCCAAACACAGAGAGAAGATGTCTGTG GTGATGAGGGAGTGGGAGGAGGCTGAGAGGCAGGCTAAGAGCCTCCCTCGTGCAGAAAAGAAAGCCCTCATCCAG CACTTCCAGGAGAAGGTGGAGGCCTTGGAGCAAGAGGCTGCCGACGAGAGACAGCAGCTGGTGGAGACCCACATCGCACGGGTGGAGGCGCTGATCAACAGCCGCCGCCGCCTGGCTCTGGAAAATTACCTCAATGCTCTGCAGGCCAACCCCCCACGG CCCAACCAGGTGCTGAACCTGCTGAAGAAGTACGTCCGCGCCGAGCAGAAGGACAGGCAGCACACGCTCAAACACTACGAACACGTACACAGCGTCGACCCCAAGAAGGCGGCGCAGATCCGACCTCAG GTCTTGACCCACCTTCGCGCGATCGAGGAGAGGATGAACCAGTCTCTGGGTTTGCTCTTCAAAGTTCCCCGAGTGGCAAATGAGATCCAGAACCAAGTCG caatTATTGTGCAGAGAGTCCTGTCGGAGCAGTCCCAGCAGGTGTCTTCCCTGCAGACTGACAAGCGG GTGGACGGCAGGATCAGCTACGGTAACGACGCCCTGATGCCGGATcaggccttcagctctgctcCCATGGATCCAGGTCTGGACCGACTGGGCTTCATTCACCCGGAGAGCTTCAACCAGCCCAATACAGAAAACCACG TGGAGCCGGTGGATGCTCGACCCAACCCAGACAGAGGACTCCCAACACGACCCG TTTCGGCCCTGAAGCCAGAGGAGATGGCAAATGTCCGAATGGAGACGGGAGACAGGCAGAGTGCCAGCTTTGAAGTTTACCACGAGAAACGG GTTCTGCTCTCTGAGGACGTCGGGTCCAATAAGGGTGCTATTATCGGGCTCATGGTTGGAGGCGTTGTCATAGCGACCATCATCGTCATCACTTTGGTTATGCTCAGGAAGAAGCAGTACACGTCCATCCACCACGGGGTGATTGAG GTGGATGCCGCCGTGACCCCCGAGGAACGCCATCTGGCCCGTATGCAGCAGAACGGCTACGAGAACCCCACCTACAAGTTCTTCGAGCAGATGCAGAACTAA
- the LOC101172288 gene encoding amyloid-beta A4 protein isoform X2: MGENAAFVLLLAATLTLSSEVPVDDSVGLLTEPQVAMFCGKLNMHINVQSGKWEADPSGTKSCIDTKEGLLRYCQEVYPELQITNVVEANQPVSITNWCKKGRKQCRSHPHIVVPYRCLVGEFVSDALLVPDKCKFLHQERMDQCESHLHWHTVAKESCGDRSMNLHDYGMLLPCNVDRFRGVEFVCCPVEGEREMDSAEREGVESDVWWGGAETEYSDDSMTRPAATEPATAEDVEDASEEEEENHEDEDLIDDRDSKERSAIIAMTTTTTTTTESVEEVVRVPTVAPSPPDAVDRYLEAPGDDNEHANFQKAKEQLEAKHREKMSVVMREWEEAERQAKSLPRAEKKALIQHFQEKVEALEQEAADERQQLVETHIARVEALINSRRRLALENYLNALQANPPRPNQVLNLLKKYVRAEQKDRQHTLKHYEHVHSVDPKKAAQIRPQVLTHLRAIEERMNQSLGLLFKVPRVANEIQNQVAIIVQRVLSEQSQQVSSLQTDKRVDGRISYGNDALMPDQAFSSAPMDPGLDRLGFIHPESFNQPNTENHVEPVDARPNPDRGLPTRPVSALKPEEMANVRMETGDRQSASFEVYHEKRVLLSEDVGSNKGAIIGLMVGGVVIATIIVITLVMLRKKQYTSIHHGVIEVDAAVTPEERHLARMQQNGYENPTYKFFEQMQN; the protein is encoded by the exons GTACCTGTGGATGACTCCGTTGGCTTGCTAACTGAACCCCAGGTTGCCATGTTCTGTGGGAAGCTCAACATGCACATCAACGTGCAGAGCGGCAAGTGGGAGGCGGACCCGTCCGGCACCAAGAGCTGCATCGACACCAAGGAGGGCCTTCTGCGCTACTGCCAGGAG GTCTATCCAGAGCTTCAGATCACAAATGTTGTGGAGGCCAACCAGCCGGTCAGCATTACTAATTGGTGCAAGAAAGGCCGTAAGCAGTGTCGCAGCCACCCACACATTGTGGTGCCATACCGCTGTTTGG TTGGAGAGTTTGTTAGCGATGCCCTTCTCGTTCCCGACAAGTGCAAGTTTCTGCACCAGGAGCGCATGGATCAGTGTGAGAGCCACCTGCACTGGCACACTGTGGCCAAAGAG TCCTGTGGAGACCGTTCTATGAATCTCCATGACTACGGGATGCTGTTGCCGTGCAATGTCGATCGTTTCCGAGGGGTGGAGTTTGTGTGCTGCCCAGTGGAGGGGGAGCGTGAGATGGACAGCGCGGAGAGAGAAGGGGTGGAGTCTGATGTGTGGTGGGGCGGAGCTGAGACCGAATACTCCGACGACAG CATGACGCGTCCAGCCGCCACGGAACCCGCCACCGCCGAGGACGTGGAGGACGCctccgaggaggaggaggaaaaccaCGAGGACGAAGACTTGATAGACGATCGCGACAGCAAGGAGCGCAGTGCCATCATTGCCATGACAACCACCACTACCACCACCACTGAATCTGTGGAAGAAGTCGTGCGAG TGCCCACGGTGGCGCCCAGTCCTCCCGACGCCGTGGATCGATACCTGGAAGCGCCCGGGGACGACAACGAACACGCCAACTTCCAGAAGGCAAAGGAACAGCTGGAGGCCAAACACAGAGAGAAGATGTCTGTG GTGATGAGGGAGTGGGAGGAGGCTGAGAGGCAGGCTAAGAGCCTCCCTCGTGCAGAAAAGAAAGCCCTCATCCAG CACTTCCAGGAGAAGGTGGAGGCCTTGGAGCAAGAGGCTGCCGACGAGAGACAGCAGCTGGTGGAGACCCACATCGCACGGGTGGAGGCGCTGATCAACAGCCGCCGCCGCCTGGCTCTGGAAAATTACCTCAATGCTCTGCAGGCCAACCCCCCACGG CCCAACCAGGTGCTGAACCTGCTGAAGAAGTACGTCCGCGCCGAGCAGAAGGACAGGCAGCACACGCTCAAACACTACGAACACGTACACAGCGTCGACCCCAAGAAGGCGGCGCAGATCCGACCTCAG GTCTTGACCCACCTTCGCGCGATCGAGGAGAGGATGAACCAGTCTCTGGGTTTGCTCTTCAAAGTTCCCCGAGTGGCAAATGAGATCCAGAACCAAGTCG caatTATTGTGCAGAGAGTCCTGTCGGAGCAGTCCCAGCAGGTGTCTTCCCTGCAGACTGACAAGCGG GTGGACGGCAGGATCAGCTACGGTAACGACGCCCTGATGCCGGATcaggccttcagctctgctcCCATGGATCCAGGTCTGGACCGACTGGGCTTCATTCACCCGGAGAGCTTCAACCAGCCCAATACAGAAAACCACG TGGAGCCGGTGGATGCTCGACCCAACCCAGACAGAGGACTCCCAACACGACCCG TTTCGGCCCTGAAGCCAGAGGAGATGGCAAATGTCCGAATGGAGACGGGAGACAGGCAGAGTGCCAGCTTTGAAGTTTACCACGAGAAACGG GTTCTGCTCTCTGAGGACGTCGGGTCCAATAAGGGTGCTATTATCGGGCTCATGGTTGGAGGCGTTGTCATAGCGACCATCATCGTCATCACTTTGGTTATGCTCAGGAAGAAGCAGTACACGTCCATCCACCACGGGGTGATTGAG GTGGATGCCGCCGTGACCCCCGAGGAACGCCATCTGGCCCGTATGCAGCAGAACGGCTACGAGAACCCCACCTACAAGTTCTTCGAGCAGATGCAGAACTAA